A genome region from Planctomycetota bacterium includes the following:
- a CDS encoding DUF1801 domain-containing protein, with product MQSKATTVAEYLDSLPPDRREALEAVRRTILENLDDQYEEGMQYGMIGYYVPHSVFPDGYHCDPRQPLPFAGLASQKNHMSVYLMSMYGSPGGEAAFRRDWEATGRKLDMGKCCIRFKRLEQVALDVLGKSIREMPAHRWIEHYTREIRSKNKASAAKASASHTGKAAAKTATKVSGKAVRKTSKRTGSAASKKAPRRAGVSRGSSRGAGAGGAARKASKKKSRA from the coding sequence ATGCAATCGAAGGCCACCACCGTCGCGGAGTATCTGGATTCGTTGCCGCCCGACCGGCGTGAGGCGCTGGAGGCCGTCCGCCGGACGATCCTCGAGAATCTCGACGACCAGTACGAGGAAGGGATGCAGTACGGGATGATCGGGTACTACGTGCCGCACTCGGTGTTCCCGGACGGGTACCACTGCGACCCGCGCCAGCCGCTGCCGTTCGCGGGGCTGGCATCGCAGAAGAACCACATGTCGGTGTACCTCATGAGCATGTACGGCAGTCCGGGGGGCGAGGCGGCGTTCCGGCGCGACTGGGAGGCGACAGGTCGCAAGCTCGACATGGGCAAGTGCTGCATCCGGTTCAAGCGCCTCGAACAGGTCGCGCTCGACGTACTCGGCAAGTCCATCCGAGAGATGCCGGCGCACCGGTGGATCGAGCACTACACGCGCGAGATCCGATCGAAGAACAAGGCGAGCGCGGCGAAGGCGTCCGCCAGCCACACCGGGAAGGCCGCCGCCAAGACCGCCACCAAGGTCTCCGGGAAAGCCGTCCGCAAAACGTCCAAGAGGACCGGCTCCGCGGCTTCCAAGAAGGCCCCGCGCAGGGCCGGGGTTTCGCGCGGGTCCTCGCGCGGGGCTGGGGCGGGCGGCGCGGCTCGCAAGGCGTCGAAGAAGAAGTCCCGGGCCTGA
- a CDS encoding aldehyde dehydrogenase family protein: MARTTARNGTTPSNAPSARAGVHDRAPGPSLAGVWAADYAPAPETVRTAIAPRHAHYINGAWREPSEGTRFPTINPATEEVLSEVAQGSGRDVDAAVRAARAALPAWSALRPAERAKFIFRIARRIQERSRELAVLESLDSGKPIRESRDVDVPLAAAHFFYHAGWADKLAFAFAGRTPRPVGVCGQIIPWNFPLLMAAWKLAPALACGNTCVLKPAETTPLSALRLAEIIDEIGLPKGVVNVVTGDGTTGAALVEHAGVDKIAFTGSTEVGKRIAASVAGRGTRLTLELGGKSPHIIFEDASIDQAVEGVVRGIYFNQGEVCCAGSRLFVQESILPEVLRTLEVRLASLRVGDPLDKNTDVGAMNSRSHLDRVLGYLRRGTAEGAVLCTPARENGEPARPLTSDALDAWRPAGLSRGFWCPPCFFTGVQPSHTIARDEVFGPVLAVMSFRTPDEAVARANNTPYGLAAGIWTDKGSKVFEIAGKLKAGVVWCNTYNRFDPASPFGGYKESGFGREGGVQGLRAYVRLDEPRRPRGRAT; this comes from the coding sequence ATGGCCCGCACCACCGCCCGCAACGGCACGACGCCCTCGAACGCCCCGTCCGCGCGCGCCGGGGTACACGACCGCGCGCCGGGACCGTCGCTCGCGGGCGTGTGGGCGGCCGACTACGCCCCCGCGCCCGAGACCGTCCGCACTGCGATCGCCCCGCGCCACGCGCACTACATCAACGGCGCGTGGCGCGAGCCGTCGGAGGGCACGCGCTTCCCGACGATCAACCCGGCGACCGAGGAAGTCCTGAGCGAGGTGGCGCAGGGGAGCGGGCGAGACGTGGACGCCGCGGTGCGGGCGGCCCGGGCGGCGCTCCCGGCGTGGAGCGCGCTGCGCCCCGCCGAGCGCGCGAAGTTCATCTTCCGGATCGCGCGGCGGATCCAGGAACGGTCGCGCGAACTGGCGGTGCTGGAGTCGCTCGACAGCGGGAAGCCCATCCGCGAATCGCGCGACGTCGACGTGCCCCTCGCCGCGGCACACTTTTTCTATCACGCCGGCTGGGCCGACAAGCTCGCGTTCGCCTTCGCCGGACGCACGCCCCGCCCCGTCGGCGTGTGCGGGCAGATCATCCCGTGGAACTTCCCGCTGCTCATGGCCGCGTGGAAGCTCGCACCCGCGCTCGCCTGCGGCAACACCTGCGTCCTCAAGCCCGCCGAGACCACGCCCCTCTCGGCCCTGCGCCTCGCCGAGATCATCGACGAGATCGGCCTGCCCAAGGGCGTGGTGAACGTCGTCACGGGCGACGGCACGACCGGGGCGGCCCTGGTCGAGCACGCCGGGGTCGACAAGATCGCGTTCACCGGCTCCACCGAGGTCGGCAAGCGCATCGCCGCGAGCGTCGCGGGGCGGGGCACGCGCCTCACGCTCGAACTGGGCGGCAAGAGCCCGCACATCATCTTCGAAGACGCGTCGATCGACCAGGCGGTCGAGGGCGTGGTGCGGGGCATCTACTTCAACCAGGGCGAGGTCTGCTGCGCCGGGTCGCGGCTCTTCGTGCAGGAGTCGATCCTGCCCGAGGTGCTCCGCACGCTCGAGGTACGCCTCGCGTCGCTGCGCGTGGGCGATCCGCTCGACAAGAACACCGACGTGGGCGCGATGAACTCGCGATCGCACCTCGACCGCGTGCTCGGATACCTGCGCCGAGGAACGGCCGAGGGCGCGGTGCTCTGCACGCCCGCCCGCGAGAACGGCGAGCCCGCCCGGCCCCTTACGTCCGACGCGCTCGACGCCTGGCGGCCCGCGGGGCTCTCGCGGGGCTTCTGGTGCCCGCCCTGCTTCTTCACGGGCGTGCAGCCCAGCCACACCATCGCGCGCGACGAGGTCTTCGGCCCCGTGCTCGCCGTCATGAGCTTCCGCACGCCCGACGAGGCCGTCGCCCGCGCCAACAACACGCCCTACGGGCTGGCGGCGGGCATCTGGACCGACAAGGGCTCCAAGGTCTTCGAGATCGCCGGCAAGCTCAAGGCCGGCGTCGTCTGGTGCAACACCTACAACCGCTTCGACCCGGCCTCGCCCTTCGGCGGGTACAAGGAGTCGGGCTTCGGGCGCGAGGGGGGCGTGCAGGGCCTGCGCGCGTACGTCCGCCTGGACGAGCCCCGACGCCCGCGCGGGCGCGCGACATGA
- a CDS encoding aldehyde dehydrogenase family protein has protein sequence MPDDARLDVQKTLKLFIDGKFPRSESGRTWGVHDTRGGILAHASLASRKDLRDAVEAARRAQPGWAAASPLLRGQILYRVAEMMESRRRELEDAIHATRSPGRTATKRAARANAPDLGPAGEVSRAIDRVVHYAGWADKFSQVLGCHNPVAGSYYTFTVAEPTGVVAAFAPDRHPLLALVSLLAPALCAGNTCVAVPSMRNPLAAVALAEAIATGDVPPGVVNILTGDAKELAPIAAQHRDIDAIVAGDPEPDLARTLRAGVAENLKRVRIIEGVDWHDDGACCSPWWIEPLVEFKTVWQPASA, from the coding sequence ATGCCCGACGACGCCCGCCTCGACGTGCAGAAGACGCTCAAGCTGTTCATCGACGGCAAGTTCCCGCGCAGCGAGAGCGGGCGGACGTGGGGCGTGCACGACACACGCGGCGGGATTCTCGCGCACGCCAGCCTCGCCTCGCGCAAGGACCTGCGCGACGCGGTGGAGGCCGCCCGCCGCGCACAGCCCGGCTGGGCGGCGGCGTCGCCCCTGCTGCGCGGGCAGATCCTGTACCGCGTCGCGGAGATGATGGAATCGCGCCGTCGCGAACTGGAAGACGCGATCCATGCGACCCGCTCGCCCGGGCGAACCGCGACGAAGCGGGCCGCGCGAGCGAACGCGCCGGACCTCGGCCCCGCGGGCGAGGTCTCGCGCGCCATCGACCGCGTCGTGCACTACGCGGGATGGGCCGACAAGTTCTCGCAGGTGCTCGGCTGCCACAACCCCGTCGCCGGCTCGTACTACACGTTCACGGTCGCGGAACCCACGGGCGTGGTCGCGGCGTTCGCCCCGGACCGCCACCCGTTGCTCGCGCTCGTGTCGCTGCTGGCGCCGGCGCTGTGCGCGGGCAACACCTGCGTCGCGGTGCCGAGCATGCGCAACCCGCTGGCGGCGGTCGCGCTCGCCGAGGCCATCGCCACGGGCGACGTCCCGCCGGGCGTGGTGAACATCCTGACCGGCGACGCGAAGGAACTGGCCCCGATCGCCGCGCAGCACCGCGACATCGACGCGATCGTCGCGGGCGATCCCGAGCCCGACCTGGCGCGCACGCTGCGCGCCGGAGTCGCGGAGAATCTCAAGCGCGTGCGGATCATCGAGGGCGTGGACTGGCACGACGACGGCGCGTGCTGCTCGCCCTGGTGGATCGAGCCGCTCGTTGAGTTCAAGACGGTCTGGCAGCCGGCGTCGGCGTAG